A single region of the Saprospiraceae bacterium genome encodes:
- a CDS encoding protein kinase, translating to MPVNPVETSQWRALIAKGRVEECLDEIAKWANQFESYIAHVNELQGRSINLKEKRNSGTQRVEDLIVEENKIIKALSELINDILRETLIHSPTKNLAPVSEDEPSFRETLINVLPPEISSLELLSEGDYNIVYKATRYAGTELEDEVAIKAFKNISLIQDENAKKIEFKFSLAQKYSNMDGIVTIFSNYMQVFPQYYIMRYVKGLDLDDYLAQDWPMSLHEIKHILRQVGQALKKGHHDDLLHLNLRPSNIKIDLDGDPQLLPFQMVQFNFSRRNIKRIKKLITYWSPEQINGEPLSSQTDQYALGLVAYELFNKKPLFLGDSVLEVIKRRFEVENALLLFYENGVPDILQKELEKTSCPAFFIDTIRQMLHPDPALRFLDMEELLDEIEEIEAPRTKINPDFRNLERSFSRCRKQDHFYTAFYQLFFEKRPQYILVFDRIFLAKEQQETSLNYTHDEDKIDEKKSKARWQFQHEMLDLAMDRMLLFHQERTTIKPRLENLAKSHHHLNIPPEDFAIFLDCMKETIFKMDEKTWGTPKALDQVWKSFSKPVLDIMLKTK from the coding sequence ATGCCTGTAAACCCAGTCGAAACCAGTCAATGGAGAGCCCTGATTGCCAAGGGAAGAGTCGAGGAATGTTTGGATGAGATAGCCAAATGGGCAAACCAATTTGAAAGTTACATAGCCCATGTAAATGAGTTACAAGGTCGAAGTATAAACCTCAAAGAAAAAAGAAATAGTGGGACACAAAGAGTAGAAGACCTCATCGTAGAGGAAAATAAAATTATCAAGGCCTTATCGGAATTGATTAATGACATCCTCCGAGAAACCTTAATCCATTCTCCCACCAAAAACCTGGCGCCTGTATCAGAAGATGAACCATCGTTCAGAGAAACCCTTATCAATGTATTGCCTCCTGAAATTTCAAGCCTGGAATTGCTCTCTGAAGGAGATTATAATATTGTTTATAAGGCGACAAGATACGCAGGCACAGAATTGGAAGATGAAGTTGCTATTAAAGCTTTTAAAAACATCTCACTTATCCAGGATGAGAATGCAAAAAAAATAGAATTCAAGTTTAGCCTCGCCCAGAAGTATTCCAATATGGATGGAATTGTCACCATCTTTTCCAATTACATGCAGGTCTTTCCCCAATATTACATCATGCGTTATGTTAAAGGCCTGGACCTCGATGATTATTTGGCACAGGATTGGCCAATGAGCTTGCATGAAATAAAACATATCCTTCGGCAAGTCGGCCAAGCACTAAAAAAAGGGCACCACGATGATTTATTACACCTTAATCTTAGACCTTCGAATATCAAAATAGACTTGGATGGAGATCCTCAGTTGCTTCCTTTCCAAATGGTACAATTTAACTTCTCAAGACGCAACATCAAAAGAATCAAAAAATTAATCACCTATTGGAGCCCGGAGCAAATAAATGGAGAACCATTAAGTAGTCAAACAGACCAATATGCCCTGGGGCTAGTGGCTTATGAACTTTTTAATAAAAAACCACTCTTTCTAGGTGATTCCGTTTTGGAAGTTATCAAAAGAAGGTTCGAAGTGGAAAATGCCCTACTGCTTTTCTATGAAAATGGCGTACCGGATATCCTGCAAAAAGAACTAGAAAAAACCTCCTGCCCTGCTTTCTTTATCGATACGATCAGACAAATGCTTCATCCTGACCCTGCTTTGCGATTTCTGGATATGGAGGAATTGTTGGATGAAATTGAAGAAATTGAAGCACCTCGCACTAAAATTAATCCGGATTTCAGAAACCTGGAGCGCAGCTTCTCAAGGTGCCGCAAGCAAGACCATTTCTATACGGCTTTTTATCAGCTTTTTTTTGAAAAACGACCACAATATATATTGGTTTTTGATCGCATTTTTCTAGCAAAAGAGCAGCAAGAGACTTCTTTGAACTATACCCATGACGAAGATAAAATTGACGAAAAAAAGAGTAAGGCCCGATGGCAATTTCAACACGAAATGCTAGACCTGGCGATGGATAGGATGTTGCTCTTCCACCAAGAAAGAACCACCATTAAACCACGACTTGAAAACCTGGCCAAATCTCATCACCATTTGAATATCCCGCCCGAAGATTTTGCCATCTTTCTGGATTGTATGAAAGAAACCATCTTCAAAATGGATGAAAAAACATGGGGAACGCCCAAAGCCTTGGATCAGGTCTGGAAATCTTTCAGTAAACCCGTATTGGATATTATGCTGAAAACGAAATAG
- the dnaE gene encoding DNA polymerase III subunit alpha, with amino-acid sequence MPAFLHLHCHTQYSLLDGAADIGTMMDKAKADGQKGIALTDHGNMFGAFKFAAEATRRDLKPIIGCEFYMVEDRHVKAFSRANGESDKRYHQLLLAKNQQGYVNLSKLCSLGFIEGLYSKYPRIDKELLEKYHEGLIATSCCIGAEIPQALLHGQDEKAEELLQWWLNLLGEDFYIEIQRHRGLENIDGLGVSQEDVNQKLLGLARKYNVKVIATNDSHYVDEEDWAPHDILLCINTNSLLEESSRFKFPSSDFYFKTQAQMNGLFHDVPHAIDTTMEIFDKVDHLNLTRDILLPAFPIPEGFKDQDDYLRHLTFLGAKRRYGTITPAVEERLNFELSVIANSGYPGYFLIVQDFTTTAREMGVSVGPGRGSAAGSAVAYCVGITNVDPIKYDLLFERFLNPERVSMPDIDIDFDDEGRQKVIDYVIEKYGRNQVAQIVTYGTMAAKMSLRDVGRVMNVPLSEVDRVAKTFPVHLKASLGKVLSTGDIDAKLKSEMNSDDVEKAYRFRDLAAGNDEIGQMIQTARKLEGSVRNTGIHACGVVITPDEITQYVPVKMDKDSQMLVTQFDNSVAEEAGLLKMDFLGLKTLTIIKGAIQMIKENHGLDLDMDTIPLTDQKTYELFQRGETVGIFQYESTGMQKYMKELVPTTFEDLIAMNALYRPGPLEYIPNFIARKHGREPVTYDLPDMKEYLEETYGINVYQEQIMLLSQKLAGFSKGEADMLRKAMGKKKKDLLDKMLPKFIDGGKERGHPEEILHKVWRDWEAFASYAFNKSHSTCYAFVAFQTAYLKAHYPAEFMASVLTNNKNDISKITFFLQECKRGGIAVLGPDVNESVSDFSVNKQGQIRFGLSALKGVGEGPVEAILTERKEKGPFTSIFDMMRRLSLRSVNKKVMESLVLGGGLDCFEQIDRSQYFAPSEKYDSLIEHALRYGNAYQSQIAQASNSLFGQAEDAMIPEPAIPKSASWPLIEKLNREKEVTGIYVSGHPLDDYRVEIENFTSCSIDQLDKQHHRPSINLGALVINARHMISKNGNGWGIFEISDFNAQLEFRLFGEDYQKFKHLLEPGKAIFIKGKFQKRWNTEEMEFKPVEINLLEGIAKNLTESITLKLSIDRISSDMIDQIDQLCKLHKGTHRLRMVLLDQTHRLKLNLVAKERKVNADNDFINALDKLGVEYRVN; translated from the coding sequence ATGCCAGCGTTTCTACATTTACATTGCCACACCCAATACTCTTTATTAGATGGCGCCGCCGATATTGGCACAATGATGGATAAAGCAAAAGCGGATGGCCAAAAAGGCATAGCGTTGACCGATCATGGTAATATGTTCGGTGCTTTCAAATTTGCTGCCGAAGCAACCCGTCGGGACCTGAAGCCTATTATTGGTTGTGAGTTTTATATGGTAGAGGACAGGCATGTCAAAGCCTTTTCAAGGGCCAATGGTGAATCAGATAAACGTTATCACCAATTGTTGCTCGCTAAAAACCAACAAGGATACGTCAACCTCTCCAAATTGTGCTCGCTGGGCTTTATCGAAGGATTGTACAGCAAGTATCCCCGCATTGATAAAGAATTGTTGGAAAAATACCATGAAGGCCTTATCGCAACTAGCTGTTGCATAGGCGCAGAGATTCCACAAGCGCTATTACATGGACAAGATGAAAAAGCCGAAGAACTCCTGCAATGGTGGCTCAACCTTTTGGGAGAGGATTTTTATATAGAAATACAACGCCATCGTGGTTTGGAAAATATAGATGGCTTGGGGGTTAGCCAGGAGGATGTCAATCAAAAGCTACTGGGGCTGGCTCGAAAATACAACGTCAAGGTCATCGCTACCAATGATTCGCATTATGTCGATGAAGAAGATTGGGCGCCACATGATATTTTATTATGTATTAACACCAACAGCTTGCTGGAGGAATCCAGCCGATTTAAATTCCCCAGCTCAGATTTCTACTTTAAGACCCAGGCCCAAATGAATGGGCTTTTCCATGACGTTCCTCATGCCATTGATACGACCATGGAGATTTTTGATAAAGTTGATCACCTCAACCTGACCAGGGATATTCTGCTTCCTGCTTTTCCAATTCCTGAAGGCTTCAAGGACCAGGATGACTATCTTCGCCATCTTACTTTTCTGGGCGCTAAACGCCGCTATGGCACCATTACGCCAGCGGTGGAAGAACGCCTCAATTTCGAGCTTTCGGTCATCGCAAATTCAGGTTATCCTGGCTATTTCCTGATCGTCCAGGATTTTACCACGACCGCCAGGGAGATGGGGGTAAGTGTAGGGCCGGGAAGGGGGTCTGCTGCAGGCTCCGCAGTAGCCTATTGCGTAGGAATTACCAATGTTGACCCTATAAAATACGATCTGCTTTTTGAGCGCTTTCTTAACCCTGAAAGGGTATCTATGCCCGATATTGATATTGATTTTGATGATGAAGGCAGACAAAAGGTCATTGACTATGTCATTGAGAAATACGGTCGGAACCAAGTTGCTCAGATCGTTACCTATGGTACCATGGCTGCCAAAATGTCTTTGCGCGACGTTGGGAGGGTGATGAATGTCCCCCTATCAGAGGTGGACCGAGTAGCTAAAACCTTCCCCGTTCACCTGAAAGCCAGTTTGGGGAAAGTCCTATCGACTGGTGATATTGACGCCAAGTTAAAGAGTGAAATGAATAGCGATGATGTCGAAAAGGCTTATCGATTTCGCGATTTGGCGGCAGGCAATGACGAAATTGGGCAAATGATCCAAACGGCCCGCAAGCTGGAGGGCTCTGTCAGAAATACAGGTATCCATGCCTGTGGGGTAGTCATTACGCCAGATGAAATCACCCAGTATGTCCCCGTCAAAATGGATAAGGACTCTCAGATGCTAGTGACGCAATTTGATAATAGCGTTGCAGAGGAAGCGGGTTTGTTAAAGATGGATTTTCTTGGCTTAAAAACCTTGACCATTATCAAGGGGGCAATCCAAATGATCAAAGAAAATCATGGTTTAGATCTTGACATGGATACCATTCCGTTGACTGACCAGAAAACATATGAGCTTTTCCAACGCGGTGAAACAGTCGGCATCTTCCAGTATGAGAGTACGGGCATGCAAAAGTACATGAAGGAGTTGGTCCCGACTACTTTTGAGGATCTCATTGCGATGAATGCCCTATATCGCCCGGGACCACTAGAGTATATTCCCAACTTTATCGCCCGTAAACACGGTCGGGAGCCGGTGACCTACGATTTGCCAGACATGAAAGAATACCTGGAGGAAACTTATGGTATCAATGTCTATCAGGAGCAAATCATGTTGTTGTCACAAAAGCTAGCTGGTTTTTCCAAGGGTGAGGCTGACATGCTCCGCAAGGCAATGGGGAAAAAGAAAAAGGACCTGCTGGATAAAATGCTGCCTAAATTTATCGATGGAGGAAAAGAACGGGGACACCCAGAAGAAATCCTGCATAAAGTATGGAGAGACTGGGAAGCATTTGCCTCTTATGCCTTTAATAAGTCGCACTCTACCTGTTATGCCTTTGTTGCCTTTCAGACGGCTTACCTAAAGGCCCACTACCCTGCCGAATTCATGGCTTCCGTGTTAACAAATAATAAAAATGATATTTCTAAGATCACCTTCTTCCTACAAGAATGTAAAAGGGGTGGAATAGCGGTACTAGGGCCAGATGTGAATGAAAGTGTATCTGATTTCTCCGTTAACAAACAAGGACAAATTCGGTTTGGGCTTTCTGCATTAAAAGGGGTTGGCGAGGGGCCAGTAGAAGCCATTCTGACAGAAAGAAAGGAAAAAGGGCCATTTACAAGTATTTTCGACATGATGCGTCGGTTGAGTCTACGCTCTGTCAATAAAAAGGTGATGGAAAGCCTGGTACTAGGCGGAGGGTTAGACTGTTTTGAGCAAATTGACCGCTCCCAGTATTTCGCACCTTCAGAAAAATATGACTCGCTGATAGAACATGCGTTAAGGTATGGAAATGCTTATCAATCGCAAATAGCACAAGCCTCCAATTCACTCTTTGGCCAGGCCGAAGACGCTATGATTCCAGAGCCTGCTATTCCCAAAAGTGCATCTTGGCCCTTAATTGAAAAACTCAACCGAGAAAAAGAAGTCACAGGTATTTATGTTAGTGGTCATCCGCTGGACGATTACCGCGTCGAAATAGAAAATTTCACTTCTTGCAGTATTGATCAGCTCGACAAACAACACCATCGCCCATCCATCAATTTAGGTGCTTTGGTTATTAATGCCCGACATATGATCTCGAAGAATGGCAATGGTTGGGGGATTTTCGAAATCAGCGATTTTAACGCCCAGCTTGAGTTCCGGCTTTTTGGCGAGGATTACCAAAAGTTTAAGCACCTGCTAGAACCAGGCAAAGCTATTTTTATCAAAGGAAAATTCCAAAAGCGCTGGAACACCGAAGAGATGGAATTTAAACCAGTAGAAATTAACCTTTTAGAAGGAATAGCCAAAAACCTGACGGAATCTATTACGCTTAAGTTGTCGATTGACAGGATTTCTTCTGATATGATTGACCAAATTGATCAACTTTGCAAATTACATAAAGGTACCCACCGTTTAAGAATGGTCTTGCTTGACCAAACCCATCGACTAAAGCTTAACCTGGTTGCAAAAGAACGAAAAGTAAATGCAGATAACGATTTTATTAACGCATTAGATAAATTAGGCGTCGAATATCGCGTAAATTAA
- a CDS encoding carboxypeptidase-like regulatory domain-containing protein has protein sequence MKKILFTICFLSATLVCFSQNRLLKGKVTSASNEPLIGASMVIKGTAIATVTDLEGHFQLMIKDTLILLETNYTGFEPKLTMVRKEDNNIHIRLNELAKLEEVVVTGYGIEPRADLAIKGRVASAALSARSPAFAPSPTMAPAMSTTLGYVAYSDDAPVPGGTLLAAGQLTAGEIHDFSKWELWQDIAETDLQMYQEIWKIKPAQRYALQLLGQDERPLVNAKVRLMDRQRMVWETSTDNTGKAELWANLFGAEQLGNNLSIQVSINGENYDFKQATTFHAGINMLKVPTACNLTESVDIAFVVDATGSMGDEIQYLQAELADVIHKVRDTLPGVLLRTGAVFYRDKGEEYLTRTSALQTSTDQTLKFMQNQAAAGGGDYPEAVEVAMEKALDSLNWDPKARARLLFLVLDAPPHEDEATIKKMAALTQKAAAMGIRIVPVVASGINKSAEYLFRAIALATNGTYVFLTDDSGIGGSHIKPTTDEFEVEKLNELLVRVVYQLSYAPDCETELTEAAIADLWPDLGDQSTEVLAQNWTYYPNPTSGPLFIKWEEQQPEAFFLSDFNGKILKRFVPTDQQLEIDLSAFPAGAYLIGFNVGEKWHSERVFRIQQ, from the coding sequence ATGAAAAAAATACTATTTACAATCTGTTTTTTGTCAGCAACGCTTGTTTGCTTTTCGCAAAATCGACTGCTTAAGGGCAAGGTTACTTCTGCTTCCAATGAGCCACTCATTGGCGCGAGCATGGTTATCAAAGGGACGGCTATCGCTACTGTAACTGATTTGGAGGGCCATTTTCAACTGATGATCAAAGATACCCTTATCCTGCTTGAAACAAATTATACCGGGTTTGAACCCAAACTGACCATGGTCCGAAAAGAAGATAATAACATACATATTCGTTTAAATGAACTTGCAAAACTAGAGGAGGTGGTGGTGACTGGATATGGTATTGAGCCCAGGGCTGATTTGGCCATCAAAGGTCGCGTAGCAAGCGCTGCGCTGTCCGCCCGAAGCCCAGCTTTTGCCCCTTCGCCCACTATGGCCCCCGCTATGTCTACTACCCTTGGTTATGTAGCTTATAGCGATGATGCCCCAGTTCCAGGGGGCACCCTCCTGGCGGCTGGGCAACTGACGGCTGGGGAAATCCACGATTTTAGTAAATGGGAACTTTGGCAAGATATTGCCGAAACGGATTTGCAAATGTATCAGGAAATTTGGAAAATAAAACCAGCGCAAAGGTATGCACTCCAATTGCTTGGACAAGATGAGCGGCCATTGGTAAATGCAAAGGTGCGACTCATGGACAGACAAAGAATGGTTTGGGAAACGAGTACTGATAATACCGGGAAAGCCGAACTTTGGGCCAATTTGTTTGGAGCGGAACAACTGGGAAATAACCTTTCTATTCAGGTGTCGATCAATGGAGAAAATTATGATTTTAAACAGGCGACTACTTTTCATGCGGGTATCAATATGCTGAAGGTGCCAACGGCCTGCAACTTAACTGAATCGGTAGACATCGCTTTCGTGGTGGATGCAACAGGGTCGATGGGTGATGAGATCCAGTACTTGCAGGCAGAATTGGCAGATGTTATCCATAAGGTCAGAGATACTTTACCTGGGGTGCTTCTCCGAACCGGGGCTGTTTTCTATCGTGATAAGGGCGAGGAATACCTGACTAGGACCTCAGCCCTCCAAACCAGCACTGACCAAACCCTGAAGTTTATGCAAAACCAGGCTGCTGCCGGGGGAGGGGATTACCCGGAAGCCGTTGAGGTCGCCATGGAGAAGGCGCTGGATAGCCTCAATTGGGATCCAAAAGCTAGGGCCCGCCTACTCTTTCTAGTTTTGGATGCACCGCCACATGAGGATGAAGCAACGATTAAGAAAATGGCCGCTCTGACACAAAAAGCTGCTGCCATGGGCATCAGGATCGTCCCCGTTGTCGCTAGCGGTATCAATAAAAGTGCTGAATACTTGTTTCGGGCTATCGCACTGGCCACCAATGGCACCTATGTTTTTCTTACCGACGATAGCGGCATTGGTGGTTCTCATATCAAGCCGACGACCGATGAATTTGAGGTAGAGAAATTGAATGAATTGCTGGTGCGAGTGGTCTACCAATTGAGTTACGCCCCTGATTGCGAAACGGAGTTAACGGAAGCGGCCATAGCTGATTTGTGGCCCGATTTGGGAGATCAGTCAACCGAAGTATTAGCCCAAAACTGGACTTATTATCCCAATCCAACTTCGGGACCTTTATTTATCAAATGGGAGGAGCAACAACCTGAAGCTTTTTTCCTTTCTGATTTTAATGGCAAAATATTGAAACGTTTTGTCCCTACAGACCAACAGTTGGAAATTGACTTGAGCGCCTTCCCCGCTGGTGCTTATTTAATTGGATTTAACGTAGGTGAGAAATGGCATAGTGAAAGGGTCTTTAGAATTCAGCAGTAG
- a CDS encoding serine hydrolase has protein sequence MKLYLKPFLFLLAFSIPTLARTAINASDSLTHPLFDTLIHRIKTDVYPNIHSVLVSHKGQLVMEQYFHGYTADSLHDVHEVLMSITSLLTGIAMDKGFIESLDTPLLSYFPTDSFQDARKANITLRHLIQMRAGYDSEAFYGIGPDLTAAMSAADNWIKFSLEIPLKDDPGKNFSYNSNEPLLLGAAIAHASNQNIKAFSQEFLFQPLGITDYRWSVTPKGYGNTSGAFFMKPSDMIKIGELVMQSGRWNGQQLISEPWIKTSTRCADAIDFSFTRYARINNAKVETAYYGYYWYREHLQYGAFQTDVLFASGSGGQYIMIFEGLDLVLVFTGGNYEGWKNTLPFELALKYILPAVKN, from the coding sequence ATGAAGTTATACCTCAAGCCATTTTTATTCCTTTTAGCGTTTTCTATTCCCACCCTGGCCCGTACTGCCATCAATGCGTCTGATAGCCTTACTCATCCACTTTTCGACACCTTAATACATAGAATTAAAACCGATGTCTACCCTAATATCCACAGCGTTTTGGTGAGTCACAAGGGGCAACTTGTAATGGAGCAATACTTTCATGGATATACGGCCGATAGTTTACACGATGTCCACGAGGTCCTCATGTCCATTACGAGCCTACTCACGGGGATTGCAATGGATAAAGGGTTCATCGAAAGCTTGGATACGCCATTGTTAAGCTACTTTCCCACGGATTCTTTCCAGGATGCCCGTAAAGCAAATATCACGCTCCGACACCTCATCCAAATGCGCGCAGGTTACGACAGTGAAGCATTCTATGGCATTGGCCCTGATTTGACAGCAGCCATGTCGGCAGCTGATAATTGGATAAAGTTCTCGCTCGAGATTCCACTGAAGGATGATCCTGGGAAAAATTTTTCCTACAATTCCAATGAGCCACTCCTGCTTGGTGCTGCGATAGCTCATGCAAGTAATCAAAACATCAAAGCGTTTAGCCAGGAGTTTCTTTTTCAACCATTAGGGATCACTGACTATCGGTGGAGCGTGACACCGAAGGGATATGGCAATACCAGTGGGGCTTTTTTCATGAAACCTAGCGATATGATCAAAATAGGAGAATTAGTCATGCAAAGTGGCAGGTGGAATGGTCAACAACTTATTTCCGAACCATGGATAAAAACATCCACTCGTTGTGCAGATGCCATTGATTTTTCCTTCACCCGCTATGCCCGAATCAATAATGCGAAGGTAGAAACGGCTTATTATGGTTATTATTGGTATAGAGAACACCTACAATATGGGGCCTTTCAAACGGATGTACTTTTTGCTTCAGGCAGCGGTGGTCAATATATTATGATTTTTGAAGGCTTGGACCTCGTTTTGGTATTCACTGGTGGAAATTATGAAGGTTGGAAAAATACGCTGCCTTTTGAATTGGCCTTGAAATATATTCTCCCTGCGGTAAAAAATTGA
- the dgoD gene encoding galactonate dehydratase: MKNCTRRNWLKGISAGIAGLLLQERVSAQSSEKLNHSRALIDPKDDLKITRLEIIPVHTLRTIFVKMHTNAGIIGLGEGTVEGRIPTTMAAIKELEKYLIGKDPRLVAHHWQAIYRHAFYRGGIILTSALSAVDIAMWDIKGKALGVPIYELLGGLTRDRIRVYGQAQTPEGAKAVMAEGYTSLKVGVTSSRGRLSRYVENPDFVQGVVENIRAIREVIGPKVDMGIELHGDHQPQTSMLLIKALEAFQPWFYEEPIQFQNLPLMAEMAKKTHIPFATGERMVTKWQFRELLDLKAASLLQPDITHCGGITEMKAIAALAEAHYAGMLPHAKEGIIGAVASMHVAASIPNFVCHELPSLQAAPDDGVERSYLGKSYVTKPLTMNNSEILVAGNFDGPGLGLELDENIIENEKDVPEWEFPEMWDTDGSVKDH; encoded by the coding sequence ATGAAAAACTGTACACGCCGCAACTGGCTGAAAGGTATCTCCGCCGGTATAGCCGGGCTCTTGCTACAGGAGCGGGTTAGCGCCCAAAGCAGCGAAAAGCTCAACCATTCCCGGGCCCTGATCGACCCAAAGGACGATCTGAAGATCACCAGATTGGAGATCATTCCAGTGCACACCCTTCGCACTATTTTTGTAAAAATGCACACCAATGCCGGCATCATCGGCTTGGGTGAAGGCACCGTAGAAGGCCGCATACCCACCACTATGGCGGCCATAAAGGAACTGGAAAAATACCTCATCGGCAAAGATCCGCGTCTGGTGGCCCATCATTGGCAGGCCATATACCGACATGCATTCTACCGGGGTGGCATCATTCTCACCTCGGCTCTGTCGGCTGTGGATATTGCCATGTGGGACATCAAGGGTAAAGCGCTGGGTGTACCGATCTACGAATTGCTGGGCGGCCTCACCCGCGACCGTATCCGGGTATACGGGCAGGCTCAAACACCGGAAGGAGCCAAAGCGGTGATGGCCGAAGGCTATACTTCTCTGAAAGTGGGCGTTACCTCCAGTCGCGGTCGGCTGTCCCGATATGTCGAAAACCCAGATTTTGTGCAGGGCGTGGTGGAGAATATCCGGGCTATCCGAGAAGTGATCGGGCCAAAGGTAGATATGGGTATCGAGCTGCATGGTGACCATCAGCCGCAAACTTCCATGCTGCTGATCAAGGCGCTTGAAGCATTTCAGCCCTGGTTCTATGAAGAACCAATCCAATTCCAGAATCTGCCGCTGATGGCCGAAATGGCTAAAAAAACGCACATCCCCTTTGCTACAGGAGAGCGAATGGTGACCAAATGGCAATTCCGTGAATTACTGGATCTCAAGGCAGCCTCCCTCCTGCAGCCGGACATCACCCACTGCGGCGGCATTACCGAAATGAAAGCCATCGCTGCGCTGGCGGAAGCGCATTACGCCGGTATGCTACCACATGCCAAGGAAGGGATCATTGGCGCGGTGGCCTCCATGCATGTGGCAGCCTCCATCCCCAACTTTGTGTGCCACGAACTGCCTAGCCTGCAGGCAGCACCGGATGACGGCGTGGAGCGCAGTTACCTGGGTAAAAGTTACGTGACCAAACCACTGACCATGAACAACAGCGAGATCCTGGTAGCCGGCAATTTTGACGGTCCTGGCCTGGGCCTGGAACTCGACGAAAATATTATAGAAAATGAAAAGGACGTGCCGGAATGGGAATTCCCAGAAATGTGGGATACGGATGGGTCGGTGAAGGATCATTGA
- a CDS encoding RraA family protein, translating into MKKVLYLSFALCFLNINAQSQHVVWPSEAIQALTAEWTGERTADGRPKVSDELLERLKALSMEEIWGSLRRYGYENQFENFSGVYENGWEILHPEKVMTGRVLTAQFMPLRKDLDNYIQQQAAKEGTKTPVTNYAPIIKLLDGDVYVADSYGKIADGTLIGDNLGNAIYRAGKRGVIFNGSVRDVEGLAEIKGFNAWIRGSDPSAIKQMLVESINGPIRIGRVSVLPGDVVLAKTTGVAFIPPHLVQDVVISGEFTALQDEFNRFCMETNKYEYVNEAFVVDDEVFEKDFQEWLSKHPKLPMPRAELTDFLKKREERRKAREASQGN; encoded by the coding sequence ATGAAAAAAGTACTTTACCTTTCCTTTGCCCTTTGTTTTTTGAATATTAATGCACAGTCCCAGCATGTAGTCTGGCCGTCCGAGGCCATTCAGGCTTTAACCGCCGAGTGGACAGGCGAGCGCACGGCCGACGGCCGACCCAAAGTCTCCGATGAACTCCTGGAGCGATTAAAAGCCCTTTCTATGGAGGAAATTTGGGGCTCGTTGCGCAGGTATGGCTATGAAAACCAGTTTGAGAACTTTAGCGGCGTTTATGAAAATGGATGGGAGATCCTTCACCCGGAAAAAGTAATGACCGGCCGGGTGCTCACCGCCCAGTTCATGCCCCTGAGAAAAGATCTGGACAATTACATCCAGCAGCAGGCCGCAAAAGAAGGTACAAAAACACCGGTGACGAACTATGCACCCATTATCAAACTGCTGGATGGCGACGTCTACGTAGCGGACAGCTACGGCAAGATCGCAGACGGCACACTGATCGGCGATAATCTCGGCAACGCCATTTACCGGGCAGGTAAAAGAGGCGTGATCTTCAACGGATCGGTCCGGGATGTGGAGGGGTTGGCTGAGATCAAGGGCTTCAATGCCTGGATAAGAGGCTCTGACCCTTCAGCCATTAAACAGATGCTGGTGGAAAGTATCAACGGGCCTATCCGGATCGGCCGGGTATCGGTATTGCCTGGTGATGTGGTGCTGGCTAAAACCACCGGTGTAGCCTTTATTCCGCCCCATCTGGTGCAGGATGTGGTCATATCCGGTGAGTTTACAGCCTTGCAGGATGAATTCAACCGCTTTTGTATGGAGACCAACAAATACGAGTATGTGAACGAAGCCTTTGTGGTAGATGATGAGGTATTTGAAAAGGATTTTCAGGAATGGTTGAGCAAACATCCCAAGTTGCCTATGCCCAGGGCGGAACTGACCGATTTTTTGAAAAAACGGGAAGAAAGGAGAAAGGCCAGGGAAGCGAGCCAAGGTAATTGA